From a region of the Hallerella porci genome:
- the fabG gene encoding 3-oxoacyl-[acyl-carrier-protein] reductase: protein MLDLKGKVAVVTGASRGIGLEIAKTLAAQGARVAVISTKERPEIAEQISTETGSEAKSYACDVSDSEQVAATFKAILEAFGQIDILVNNAGITRDGLMMRMKDADFDDVIRTNLRSAFLCTRAVARHMMGRRSGRIVNMASINGIRAQAGQSNYAASKAGIIGLTKTNAMEFAARGITVNAVAPGFIGTDMTAKLSPEMLEKFQNAIPEQRIGQPKDVANAVAFLVSDEASYITGQVLGVDGGLGA from the coding sequence ATGCTGGATTTGAAAGGCAAAGTCGCAGTGGTCACGGGAGCTTCTCGCGGTATCGGTTTGGAAATTGCCAAAACTCTTGCTGCTCAAGGCGCGCGAGTGGCCGTGATTTCGACGAAAGAACGTCCGGAAATTGCAGAACAGATTTCTACCGAAACGGGTTCCGAAGCGAAAAGCTACGCTTGCGATGTTTCGGATTCGGAACAAGTGGCGGCGACATTCAAAGCAATTCTCGAAGCATTTGGCCAAATCGATATTTTGGTGAACAATGCGGGCATTACCCGCGATGGTTTGATGATGCGCATGAAAGATGCCGACTTTGACGATGTGATTCGGACAAATCTGCGTTCGGCTTTCCTTTGCACGCGTGCGGTCGCTCGTCATATGATGGGTCGTCGTTCGGGTCGCATTGTGAATATGGCGAGCATTAACGGCATCCGCGCTCAGGCGGGACAATCGAATTATGCCGCTTCGAAAGCGGGCATTATCGGCCTCACCAAGACGAATGCGATGGAATTTGCTGCTCGCGGCATTACGGTGAACGCAGTCGCTCCGGGCTTTATCGGAACGGATATGACGGCGAAACTTTCTCCGGAAATGCTTGAAAAGTTCCAAAATGCCATTCCGGAACAGAGAATTGGTCAACCGAAAGATGTGGCTAATGCTGTTGCATTCCTCGTTTCGGACGAAGCGAGTTACATCACAGGTCAAGTCCTTGGCGTAGACGGTGGTCTCGGTGCGTGA
- the acpP gene encoding acyl carrier protein: MTEEELLKKITAVVVEKLGVKPEDVTRDASFVNDLGADSLDRVELVMALEDEFDIEILDEDAEKFIKVSDVLSYIQNKLNK; the protein is encoded by the coding sequence ATGACTGAAGAAGAACTTCTCAAAAAAATTACGGCTGTTGTCGTCGAAAAGCTCGGTGTCAAGCCGGAAGACGTGACCCGCGACGCTTCCTTCGTGAACGATCTCGGCGCTGATTCCCTCGACCGCGTTGAACTCGTGATGGCTCTCGAAGACGAATTCGACATCGAAATCCTCGACGAAGATGCTGAAAAGTTCATCAAGGTTTCCGACGTTCTCTCTTACATTCAGAACAAGCTGAACAAGTAA